In Quercus robur chromosome 11, dhQueRobu3.1, whole genome shotgun sequence, the following proteins share a genomic window:
- the LOC126706452 gene encoding LOW QUALITY PROTEIN: scopoletin glucosyltransferase-like (The sequence of the model RefSeq protein was modified relative to this genomic sequence to represent the inferred CDS: inserted 1 base in 1 codon; deleted 1 base in 1 codon) — translation MASESRRQLHVFFFPFMAHGHLIPTMDMAKLFAARGVKATLVTTPRNXAFFSKTRGINIDILIIKFPAVDAGLPEGCENIDSIVNSIEMVDNFFKATKMLQQPLEQLLQDFQPSCLVADMFFPWATDIAAKFGIPRLVFHGTCSFSLSVDLSLRQYEPHKKVSSDSEPFVIPNFPGEIKLTRMQLPNFIKHEVETDLSKFLKEVVESDLKSYGVVVNSFYELEPAYAEHYKKVIGRKTWHIGPVSLCNKNAEDRARRGKEPSIDEHECLRWLGTKKPNSVVYICFGSIANFSDSQLMEIAMGLEASEQQFIWVVKKGKNEKEEEDWLPKGFEKRMEGKGLILRGWAPQVLLLDHEAVGGFVTHCGWNSTLEGVTAGVPMVTWPLSAEQFYNEKLVTQVLKVGVDVGVRQWIRVVGDSIKRDAIEKAVKRIMVGEETDGMRSRTKVLGEMAKRAVEEGGSSYSDLNALIEELKLHCP, via the exons ATGGCTAGCGAAAGTCGTCGTCAGCTTCACGTATTCTTCTTCCCTTTCATGGCCCATGGCCACCTGATACCGACCATGGACATGGCAAAGCTATTTGCAGCACGAGGTGTGAAGGCAACCTTAGTCACTACTCCTCGGA ATGCCTTCTTCTCCAAAACTCGTGGCATCAACATTGATATCCTAATCATTAAGTTTCCGGCTGTAGATGCTGGTCTGCCAGAAGGATGTGAGAATATTGACTCAATAGTGAATTCCATAGAAATggttgacaattttttcaaagCCACTAAGATGCTCCAACAACCACTCGAGCAACTACTACAAGATTTCCAACCTAGTTGCCTTGTTGCCGACATGTTCTTTCCTTGGGCAACTGATATTGCTGCTAAATTTGGTATTCCAAGGCTTGTTTTCCATGGGACCTGTTCTTTTTCTCTGTCTGTTGACCTAAGTTTGAGACAATATGAACCTCACAAGAAAGTTTCATCTGATTCTGAACCTTTTGTCATTCCTAACTTTCCAGGGGAGATAAAGTTGACAAGGATGCAACTTCCTAACTTCATTAAGCATGAAGTTGAAACGGACCTTTCCAAGTTCTTGAAAGAAGTTGTGGAATCGGATTTGAAGAGCTATGGGGTGGTTGTTAACAGCTTTTATGAGCTCGAGCCGGCTTATGCAGAGCATTACAAGAAGGTTATAGGAAGAAAGACATGGCATATAGGTCCAGTTTCACTATGCAACAAGAATGCTGAAGATAGAGCTCGAAGGGGAAAGGAACCCTCCATTGATGAACATGAATGTTTGAGGTGGCTTGGTACAAAGAAACCCAATTCCGTCGTTTACATATGTTTTGGGAGTATAGCAAACTTTAGTGATTCTCAGCTCATGGAGATTGCAATGGGTCTTGAGGCTTCTGAACAA CAATTCAtttgggttgtgaagaaaggcaaaaatgaaaaagaagaggaagattgGTTGCCTAAAGGATTTGAGAAAAGAATGGAAGGCAAGGGACTAATTCTAAGAGGTTGGGCACCCCAAGTATTGCTTCTTGACCATGAAGCAGTTGGAGGATTTGTGACTCATTGTGGGTGGAATTCGACCCTGGAAGGAGTGACTGCAGGGGTGCCCATGGTCACGTGGCCTTTGAGTGCTGAGCAGTTTTACAATGAGAAGTTAGTAACTCAGGTCCTTAAAGTTGGGGTTGATGTTGGTGTTCGACAATGGATAAGAGTGGTGGGAGATAGTATCAAGAGGGATGCAATTGAGAAGGCAGTGAAGCGAATTATGGTGGGTGAAGAAACAGATGGAATGCGAAGCAGAACCAAGGTACTTGGGGAGATGGCAAAGAGGGCTGTTGAAGAAGGGGGATCATCCTACTCTGATTTGAATGCTTTGATTGAAGAATTAAAGTTGCATTGTCCTTGA
- the LOC126707390 gene encoding scopoletin glucosyltransferase-like has product MGSKSCQLNIFFFPLMGHGHLIPMMDTAKLFAARGVKATIVTTPRNMQLFSKTRGTNIDIQIIKFPAVEAGLPEGCENIDSVTSLDMSHKFIKATKMLQQPLEQLLEEYQPSCLVADMFFPWATDVAAKFGIPRLVFEGFSFFSLCATHSLTLFEPHKKVFSDSEPFVIPSFPGEIKLTRMQLADFTLQEVETDFSKLFKEAIESELTSYGVVVNSFYELEPAYVDHYRKVLGRKAWHIGPVSLCNKDSEDKAQRGKEASIDEHECLKWLCKKKPNSVIYICLGSMPNFRDSQLFEIAMGLEASEQQFIWVVRKGKNEKEEEDWLPKGFEKRMEGKGLIIRGWAPQVLILDHEAVGGFVTHCGWNSTLEGVASGVPMVTWPIASEQFYNEKLITQVLKIGISVGAQQWTWEVDGIKREAIEKAMRQILVGEEAARAKALGEMARKAVEEGGSSYSDLNALIEELRLNCL; this is encoded by the coding sequence ATGGGTAGCAAAAGTTGTCAGCTTAACATATTCTTCTTCCCTTTGATGGGTCATGGCCACTTGATACCAATGATGGACACAGCCAAGCTATTTGCAGCGCGAGGTGTGAAGGCAACGATTGTCACTACTCCTCGCAACATGCAATTATTCTCCAAAACGCGTGGCACCAACATTgatatccaaatcatcaagttCCCGGCTGTAGAGGCTGGCCTGCCTGAAGGATGTGAGAATATTGACTCAGTGACTTCCCTAGATATGTCTCACAAATTTATCAAAGCCActaaaatgctccaacaaccACTCGAGCAACTACTAGAAGAGTACCAACCTAGTTGCCTTGTTGCCGACATGTTCTTTCCGTGGGCAACTGATGTTGCAGCTAAATTTGGTATTCCTAGGCTTGTTTTCGAGGGGTTCAGTTTTTTTTCCCTATGTGCAACCCATAGTTTGACACTATTTGAACCCCACAAGAAAGTTTTCTCTGACTCTGAACCTTTTGTCATTCCTAGTTTTCCAGGGGAGATAAAGTTGACAAGGATGCAACTTGCTGACTTCACTTTGCAAGAAGTTGAAACAGACTTTTCCAAGTTGTTTAAAGAAGCTATTGAATCAGAGTTGACAAGCTATGGGGTGGTTGTTAACAGCTTCTATGAGCTTGAACCGGCTTATGTAGATCATTACAGGAAAGTTTTGGGAAGAAAGGCGTGGCATATAGGTCCAGTTTCACTATGCAACAAGGATTCTGAAGATAAAGCCCAAAGGGGAAAGGAAGCTTCCATTGATGAACATGAATGTTTAAAATGGCTTTGTAAAAAGAAACCCAATTCggttatttatatttgtttgggGAGTATGCCAAACTTTAGAGATTCTCAGCTTTTTGAAATTGCAATGGGTCTTGAGGCTTCAGAGCAACAATTCATTTGGGTTGTGAGGAAaggaaaaaatgagaaagaggaGGAAGATTGGCTACCTAAAGGATTTGAGAAAAGAATGGAAGGTAAAGGATTAATTATAAGAGGTTGGGCACCCCAAGTTTTGATTCTTGATCATGAAGCAGTTGGAGGATTTGTGACTCATTGTGGGTGGAACTCGACCTTAGAAGGAGTGGCTTCAGGGGTGCCCATGGTCACATGGCCTATAGCTTCTGAGCAGTTTTACAATGAGAAGTTGATAACTCAAGTACTGAAAATTGGAATTAGTGTTGGTGCTCAACAATGGACTTGGGAGGTAGACGGTATCAAGAGGGAAGCAATAGAGAAGGCAATGAGGCAAATTTTGGTGGGTGAAGAAGCGGCCAGAGCCAAGGCACTTGGAGAGATGGCAAGGAAGGCCGTTGAAGAAGGAGGATCATCATACTCTGATTTGAATGCTTTAATTGAAGAATTAAGGTTGAATTGCCTTTGA
- the LOC126705003 gene encoding uncharacterized protein LOC126705003 — MVLALTAKKKIGFVNGKIAKPKDDSPLYEDWESCNTMVLSWLINSMHVDVSSSIMYCETAREMWLELQSYTCGAMKILSIAHEKSYVMRFLMGLNESFETVRSHILMIEPFPLMSKEYALVLQEESHKGIGHGSAFTPRPNSVAMYANTRGYSGNKGGPKKERPLCTHCNMLGHTVDKCYKLHGYPPGYKHKWKPNSNANQVSYPQSQAVEVPSNAFAQCPISKA, encoded by the exons ATGGTTCTAGCATTAACTGCCAAGAAAAAGATAGGATTCGTGAATGGCAAGATTGCAAAGCCTAAAGATGATTCTCCTCTGTACGAAGATTGGGAAAGTTGTAACACAATGGTACTTTCTTGGTTGATCAACTCTATGCATGTTGACGTTTCAAGTAGTATCATGTACTGTGAGACTGCGAGGGAGATGTGGCTTGAGTTGCAAT CCTATACTTGTGGAGCAATGAAAATTCTGAGCATTGCACATGAGAAATCTTATGTGATGAGGTTCTTGATGGGCCTCAATGAGAGTTTTGAGACAGTGAGGAGTCATATTCTCATGATTGAGCCATTTCCTTTAATGAGCAAGGAGTATGCTCTGGTTCTCCAAGAAGAATCTCACAAAGGCATTGGACATGGTTCTGCCTTCACACCTAGGCCTAATTCAGTGGCAATGTATGCCAATACCAGGGGGTATTCAGGTAATAAAGGTGGTCCTAAGAAGGAAAGACCTTTGTGCACCCATTGTAACATGCTTGGACACACTGTGGACAAGTGTTACAAGCTCCACGGGTATCCACCAGGTTATAAGCACAAATGGAAGCCTAATTCCAATGCTAACCAAGTTTCATATCCTCAAAGTCAAGCTGTTGAGGTTCCTTCTAATGCATTTGCTCAGTGTCCTATTTCTAAGGCATAG
- the LOC126707389 gene encoding scopoletin glucosyltransferase-like isoform X2: MGSKSRQLHIFFFPLMAHGHLIPTMDMAKLFAERGVKATIVTTPRNVPIFSKTRGTNVDIQIIKFPAVEAGLPEGCENVDSVTSKDMSDKFIKATKMLQQPLEQLLEEYQPGCLVADMFFPWATDVAANFGIPRLVFSVTSFFSVSSQHSLQQYEPHKKVFSDSEPFVIPSFPGEIKLTRMQLPDFYLQEAETDFYKLLKEAMESEFTSYGVVVNSFYELEPAYADHYRKVLGIKAWHIGPVSLCNKDAEDKAQRGKEASIDEHECLKWLSTKKLNSVIYICLGSMPNFSDSQLFELAMGLEASEQQFIWVVRKGKNEKEEEDWLPKGFEERMEGKGLIIRGWAPQVLILDHEAVGGFVTHCGWNSTLEGVASGVPMVTWPMASEQFYNEKLITQVLKIGISVGAQQWTRVVDGIKREAIERAMRQILVGEEAARAKALGEMARRAVEEGGSSYSDLNALSEALRLHCP, from the coding sequence ATGGGTAGCAAAAGTCGTCAGCTTCACATATTCTTCTTCCCTTTGATGGCCCATGGCCACCTGATACCAACGATGGACATGGCCAAGCTATTCGCAGAGCGAGGTGTGAAGGCAACGATTGTCACTACTCCTCGCAACGTGCCTATATTCTCCAAAACTCGCGGCACCAACGTTGATATCCAGATCATCAAGTTCCCGGCTGTAGAGGCTGGCCTGCCTGAAGGATGTGAGAATGTTGACTCAGTGACTTCCAAAGATATGTCTGACAAATTTATCAAAGCCActaaaatgctccaacaaccACTTGAGCAACTACTAGAAGAGTACCAACCTGGTTGCCTTGTTGCCGACATGTTCTTTCCATGGGCAACTGATGTTGCAGCTAATTTTGGTATTCCTAGGCTTGTTTTCTCGGTAACCAGTTTTTTTTCCGTGTCTTCACAACATAGTTTGCAACAATATGAACCCCACAAGAAAGTTTTCTCTGATTCTGAACCTTTTGTCATTCCTAGCTTTCCAGGAGAGATAAAGTTGACAAGGATGCAACTTCCTGATTTCTATCTGCAAGAAGCTGAAACAGACTTTTACAAGTTGTTGAAAGAAGCTATGGAGTCAGAGTTTACAAGCTATGGGGTGGTTGTTAACAGCTTCTATGAGCTTGAGCCGGCTTATGCAGATCATTACAGGAAAGTTTTGGGAATAAAGGCATGGCATATAGGTCCAGTTTCACTATGCAACAAGGATGCTGAAGATAAAGCCCAAAGGGGAAAGGAAGCTTCCATTGATGAACATGAATGTTTAAAGTGGCTTAGTACAAAGAAACTCAATTCggttatttatatttgtttgggGAGTATGCCAAATTTTAGTGATTCTCAGCTTTTCGAACTTGCAATGGGTCTTGAGGCTTCAGAACAACAATTCATTTGGGTTGTGAGGAAAGgcaaaaatgagaaagaagaggaagattgGCTACCTAAAGGATTTGAGGAAAGAATGGAAGGTAAAGGATTAATTATAAGAGGTTGGGCACCCCAAGTTTTGATCCTTGATCATGAAGCAGTTGGAGGATTTGTTACTCATTGTGGGTGGAACTCGACCTTGGAAGGAGTGGCTTCAGGGGTGCCTATGGTCACATGGCCTATGGCTTCTGAGCAGTTTTACAATGAGAAGTTGATAACTCAAGTACTGAAAATTGGAATTAGTGTTGGTGCTCAACAATGGACTAGAGTGGTGGATGGTATCAAGAGGGAAGCAATAGAAAGGGCAATGAGGCAAATTTTGGTGGGTGAAGAAGCGGCCAGAGCCAAGGCACTTGGAGAGATGGCAAGGAGGGCCGTTGAAGAAGGAGGATCATCATACTCTGATTTGAATGCATTAAGTGAAGCATTAAGGTTGCATTGCCCTTAA